TTGGGCAGCTGTATAGAGAGAATGTCAAGTGTTACATGTGTCATGTATGCAAAGTAGGGTCCAGAAATGGAAGGTCAGTTCAGTTCCCAGCATGTATGTATAGAGGCAGGTACTCAGTGTCCAGGGCAGTTAATTGCAGTGACAAAGCGTCAGGCAGTGTCTTACATGAATACGGAATAGAGTTTAGTATGTTTAATGGCCAAATTCACAATGACCCATTTGTGTCCTACAAAGGGTGCAGTAGTGTTCCAGGCAAAAACACCATCAAAAGTTATTTGCCTAGCATTTAACAGGAGGTGCATTGTATTAAAGTCAGAAACTTAaggttttaatgaatgtataatgtgaTGTTCCTTATAAAAGAAGCACAAATGAAAGACAGAGCCTACTCATAAAAATTCTTCCAAACTGTTAAATAGGAGCTTTTCCAAGGCAACAAACCTCCTGTTTATTCTCAGAACAGTCTACCCAATACCTATGCGTGTGCCTCTGCTAATGTTACTCAGGTTTGTATTCATGGAATCATGATCTGGTGTAGTCCTTCCCAAATACCCATTTCTGTTGGGTTGTTACTTACCTCAGAAGTTCCTTCTTGCTGTCCTTGGAGAggaatttcaatttaaaatttgtTAACGTCACATCTCCGGGGTATTTGCGATCTTCGTAACTCTCCTCTTGCATCTCTTGCATCTCCTGCATCTCCTGCATCTCCTGCTCATCCACCTCCGAGGAGGCAAAAGATGCTGCCGCAGGCTCCATCTGTAATGGAAAATGGGGAAATGGGTTATTTCCTGATATAATAATGGTCTCCTGAGTGAATGGGagctttttcatttaaagggaatatTTCAAATGGTTCAGTATGGTACAAACACACTGCTGTTTAGCCAACAGCTCCTTTCATTTTCATGAATTGTGCATTCTTATCCAGAGATCACACCAATCTCAACTTATGTAGAAAAGAAACGTACTCCCGAAGATTGAAAATTAATGGTTTAAATGTTATATGTACAACTAGATTATCAACTGGGATAAAAAGACATAAGTCCATCAAATTCATCCCCAGTTGCCATTCTCTGACATTTataaattaaagaaacatttcCTATGCTtgtggtgaaatctcctttcttctagcCTCACTGGAGAGATTTCCAAAAAATCAGTAATAATGAACAGTGCCTCCAGTGGCCCAAGCATCATGATATATGATGGAATGATTGGTAACAGCTGACTAACAGTTGAATGCAGAATCTCTTAGATTTGGGGAACTCTTGTTTTGCAAAGGAAGAAAAGGATATAACCCAACCATCTACCTCTTCTGGCTCCTCTTCCCGCTGCCGGTTTGGCTTTGTGTAGTCTATGGGACCATCCCAATCATCTTGACGAGAGGTCTGGCTAGAATGGGGAGAGGTCATGTTGCTGCTTGTAGCACTGGTGCAGTTCTGCCTTTGAGATTGGTCAGGGGATTTCATGCTGGGGCTACTGCTGCAACTGCTGCTGCTGGGGAAGGTGCTCTCCCGTTTCCGATGCTTGTTCATGCTCAAGTCCAAAGTGCCATTTTCATCCACTTCGATTTCACTGGACTACAgacaaaaacacaaacatttgggACCTTACATAACTAACCATAGGTTTTTACTGTACATGAAGAATGGATTCTTAAATGAGAGGAGGCCCCATAGGACTAATAGGATAGTGGTAGGCAAGGCTCCTAGCATGAGAGCAAGAGTTCCACATAATAGTTCATTAGTGACCAACAAAACATGTTTCATGGGTTCATATAATATTGAATAGGTGATTTTAATTCATGAGCCCCAATTTTTGATATTTAGTGTTGATGTTTTTGGAACTCACTTTGCTGGGAGTGTCCTGCTGTTTGGTACTGAGATTCTCTGGCATCTCCCAGCAGCGAGTTGACAGATTCAAGATGGCAGTCGCAGCCATGTGTGCTGCCTCAGCATCATGGGTATAGTCGAagccagaggaggaggaagaggaagtgcTTTTAATATAGCTGCTGGACGGGCTGTGACAGGGGGAAGAGGCCTTTGGAAAAGGTTTGGCTGCAGATACATAGTCAAAGAGAAAATCACTACACATGCAAAATATTCCATCCAAATGGAAATTAGAAACATCAAAGCTTACAATAGACAATATCTGGCCTGGCAACTCAACCAGCTATTAATGAATTGCAGTGCAAGCGCCTTCATCAGCAAATTGTTTAGAGCCCTGCTTTGGGAAATCTGAACAGTGCCAAGTATTTTCTTCAATTTGTACCTATTCAGATGGCTTTCCAAAAAGTAAATTAGAGTAGGGACATGAATTGTGGGAAGGTTTACGCTGCAATGCTTTGCGTCAATTATATGGGGACATTCTAATGACCAAGGGGCTATCCCTTTCAGTAGGGgaggtttttttatttcttggccATGACTTGAaacatagtttttgtattgtCCATTGCCCTGTCTAGATTCCAGCTTGAATTTGGGATTGGTGTTTCTGGACAGGTTTTATTGACTAATGAAGGACAATTACTCTTTGCTCTGAAACAGCAAagtaatgtactgtataacagAGGAGTGCTAATGGGTCAGGATTTCGGACAAGGAGCTTGAAGCAAACGAAGCAATGACCATTTGCCACATCAGTCTTTagggcaggggtctccaaccttttttttacccatgagccacattcaaatgtaaaaagagttggatagtagcacaagcatgaaacaaatgTCTAAGTTGATGCCCAAAaagagctgtgattggtcattttgtaaccaacctacaggaggctctgcttggcagttaaactatattttatgcaactaaagcttgtctccaagccaggaattagaaaaaataagcacctactttgaggccacagggagcagaGTTTGTGAGCAACTTGGAAAAGCTTGGAAAGGCTAAGGTACATATTTTGAGGTAAATTGTCACTCAATTACTACTCAACTGACCACTTGGTATCATTGTGCCTTAGAGAGACACAGCAAGTAATGGTCTAATGCTACCAGGCCTTAACAGGATCTAATTGATTATCAACtctcaaaaataaatacatgtaccACTTGCTTTCTCAAGAGACAAGACTTCCTTCCCTTTTGCACCTTGCAATTCACTACTGTGTATAAATACAGTCCAGAAAAGAATAATAATTCTGCACACTGATGGATGCcttccttttatattttatattcttcatATCATGGGCAGAAATCTCTTGAAGGAAAATGGTTTGTGAGTCCTTGGGGAATGGTTATCGCAATATAAAGAGATGGAGTATGCGTCACACACTGCTGAAGAGTCAGCGCTTTTATGGTAATTACCCATCTGTCTGAGTTACCATCTCTCAATATCTACACAACTGAATTATGTTCATAAAGCAATATCCTGCCtgttatactatatttatattattttctgagAATAAGGGAAGCTTTCAACTTACATTTAAAGGCTTTGGGTGAGGTTTCGCTTGATGGAATCTTTGGGGCAAGCAAACGTTTGCCAAAAACCTGAGCATCAAAACTTGCATAATCGAAGGTGACCTTGGAGTACTTCTCCAGTTCCTTGGCCAGATTGGCCCTGGGGGTTGCAGGAGCCATGTTGGGTCTATAGCTGCCATATTGAGGAATTTCCAGTTGCTTcacaaagcacatgggccttcaAAGACACAAGCCGCAATCAGAGATAAAGATCGGCCATTCCATGATATAAATAGACATTATAATCCCATATTGCGTGTTTATCAGTCATAGCCCATAATTGGTACAATGGACAGAGAGGCAGTGTGACATATTACTCCCAATGAATATTGTGTGGAATGGTCCAACTATAGCTTACACTCACCTGAGTATTCTGTCTGAATTTGAGCTGCTTTTGGAGAGGTCTCCAGGCTGCTGTTGTTTCTCATGTGATCTTGTCAACTTTTCTGCTGCAGCAATGGGGCACCCagataaactgcaaaaaaaaatcacataacatTTGTAAGAAGGGAAACTGATTGTAGAAAGTTCTTAAATTACTAAATAAACTGTTGTAGAATATGCATCACATTCATAATTGCATTCCCATATAGAAATATTTAGGCATTTTGTGTACCTCCTATGTGTGTTACGGTTGCTGTTTACATGGCCTTGCCCTGTACATCCGGGGGTTGGACACTTCAGCACATTCTCGTGCATGGCCAAGACTTTGGAAAAAGAGATagaaagaatatttatttatcaCACACTCTAAGGTAATAATACTTAATGCTTAATTTCATTATAATAAACCCTATAATAATTCTTGCCATAGATGTATGTGTTCTAGGGAGATCTATGTCAAGTCAAGACAAAAACTAAAAGAGGTCCAGGTTTTAATATGCTGAAGACCAAAACATCAGATGTCAAATTAACTTTAAGACTACTAATAATGACAAACTATCTTTCCAACTTTGTATTAGTCTTTGAAGACTTTACATCCTTACTATCCTAGTACAAGAAAAGAACTCAAAGATACATAAGGCATAGACCATCCATATTTTGATTTGAGATTAGTTTTGACAACAACATTAGTCTTGAGTACTATAGTATTGGTGTGAGATCTTGCTCTGTTAGCTTAAGAACAGCTTGGTCTACACAAAGCACTTACTCTCTGGGGGAATCCTGTCCTTATGGGGGCATCCAGAAAGACTCCTGTGATGTGGGTATAATCCTGTGACATGTCCTGTTCCATCACAACCAGGCGTGGGGCATTTTATGTCTCTCTTCTCTGGTCTTCCTGCATCTAAGAAAGTCAAATGATACACCACATGATACACCAGAGTCAAATGATACACCACACATGAATATCATAATCGACACTAGCTGTTCAGGTCGAAGACCTTTTAACCTTGAAACTATCTATTGTATCTTCTAGTACAATTATTTCTGCAATCAAATCCATCAAATTAGTAAAACTACCTTTGCAGGAGTTTTCACTCATTTTACCTATCACCTATGGCACAAAGTGAAATATGATTGAATGCAGAAGCCTGTCTTAATTGTCTTATTTTTAGGAAGATTTGTGACTGGTAGGATTAGTCACTCCTTAGTGACACTGAGCCAAATTGATGCAAAAAGTCATATCTAAGCTAAAAATGACACCATCAGTCAATGAGAATTAAGGTTTCCAGTTTCATGGAAGATAATATGTTTCCTGTGAGCAAGCTGAGATTATATTACATGCCTGCAATTACTGTACaaaatgctgctgagaaaggGATACTGTGTTGGTGTAAAATGGGAGTCAGTGAGTAAATAACTATGAAAGACACATTCAAATCATTTACCATAGAAGCTCTTCCTCATGGTGTCTATTGGTCTGTTCTGTTTTTCATCTGCTGAAAAGTTCTTCATGTTGTCCAAGGAGGACCTGCTAGGCTCCCGAACAACTTTGACTTGTTCGGCTTTCAGAGCAATGGCTTGCTCTAAAAGTCCCAAGTTTCCTCGAGTCATCATGTCGTACATCTCAGACTCGTCCGTTACAGCTGACTTCTGTGAATGACTGTCATCATCTTTATCATCATCTGATCTGACCTCCACAATCACAGAATATTCAGGTTTAGGACTAAAATGTCCTTCACAGTGAGGTTTAGGGGAATCCTGAGAAGCATGGGGGAGATCTTGGTTGGCCATCTCTGAAGAgtgttcctcttcttcttcttcatcttcttccaggtcatcatcatcttcttcatcaacatcatcatcttcttcttcttcctcttcatcaATCATATctttttgcagtttttcagtgTCCTCGCAGTTGACTTCATCTCTGGGTTCAGTGCCAGACTCACTGATTGGTTCACTGGTGACTTCAATAACTTCTTCTGCATCTTCAGTCTGGATGATGATTTCTTTCTCACACGCCTCTTCTACCATAAGTTGTTCTATTTCCGCTTGACCCGACTTTACTGAAGTTGGCTTTTCATTGTTTAGCTCACTTTCTTTCAAGTGTCCTTCTGACACCAGGGCTTCCTTGGCAACCTGGCCCAGGTTGAGAAGAGAGTTGGCTATGATTTCGTGATAACTACTGTAAGTGGCCTTTGCTGGGGGGCTGCTTTCAGTTTTAGTCTCAGTTTCCTCAGGTTCCACTTTATCAGAGCTTTCAGCTGCAACACAAAAAcaggaattagaaaaaaaagtgtatCTTTATCCTGGTATCACAAAGGTTTACCCCAGTCCCCACCACCTTTAAGTGCAGGATAAAGAGCTAATTAAAAAGAAGATATTCACCTTCTGCAGTCTGGGGGCTGGGAGCTTCCTTGGGTTTTGTTGGTTCAGAATCCTCTTCAATCTCTTCAAGGGTTGCCTCTGATTCCTCTGTCCCAGAATCCTGCTCTTTCATTTCTGTCTCTTCACTACCATCGCTGTCCACATTGAATCCTTCATCTAATGCCAGTTTCAGGGGGTGGGATTTTCTCTTGGAGAGGGGATTTTCCTGCTCAGATTCTTGCAATTTGCGCTTCCGGGACAAGGGGCAACTTTCTAAACTGAAAGAGAGCAAGACAGAAACTTAAGTTtttaaattttagtggttttatttgttctttttcaaCTTAGCCTCCTTATCAGCCCTAATCTTTGCTAAATCAGTCACAGTATCCTTAAATcctaaaacaaaacacaacagCTGAGACAGAAATTGAATAGACAGACTCATGAGTACCGTGAGTACTCCACCCTGCAAGCATAAAAATTAACTACATTTTTCCTCCATCTTTAACTCCCAGCACACCTGGTAGAGAGAAGCACTGCATGCTAGTAGTAGAGCACAGCCACATGCCATAAAACCCCATGATATGTAACTGAAAAGCTCCTTTGTGTTCCAGAAAGACAAATGGAGATATGTATAGAAAATAAGCACAATGGCAGAGCGCATATGAGGACAAGGATAAAAATCCAATTGCATACCAAGGCTATTTGTGTCCTCACAGTTCTCCTAGTGCTTAGCCAGAAGCCACAACATACAGAGTAGGTGATCAAGGCTCCCTGACTCATTTCTATTTATGTCTTCTGACTCTGCACTCCAGAGCTGCGCTGATCAAGGTTGAGttgtaaaatgaattttaaaagaatgtattatttatgtatttgtatttgaCTGCTAATCTATTCAGTAGGCTTTATAAAGGCAACCTGGAATTCActctctctggttgctagggttactgACCATGGAACTGGTATTGGATCaagccaggactggcaatctgtgggttctgacaaaagccagagaggctgctgtaagttgccatagaaagtcactatttagtgggctggtggggggctgtttgggcctttgtgtacctgaaatgccagggcctatttagaatcccagtccagacctgtattgGATATCTGCTTAGTTCTTCATTTCACACCACTACTGTGCTTATTAATTCAGATACTGACCTATTAGTATGTACATTTGTTATTATGCCACTATTAAAAGGGTGGAGTAATAGCAAATATATGCAGAATAGAAGTGCTACAAAGGCCACTGTAGCAGAGGAAAAGGTATTTTTGGGGTTAGATTTCTCGAATGCATATTGTTTCCATCTTACCTCACTTCCTGCTCAATCAGGTCTGATGGGATCACTGTGGAGAGAATGAAAACGAGCACAGATCAACCCAATGAATAAAGGACAAGTAGTAATAGAACAACAACACTGTACATATATGCATGGCCTACAGCTGTGAAAAAAACTGTTGGGGGGGGTTACCCTGGTTAATGGATGCCAGCTGGACAGTTCATCACAGGACATGGCTGAGTTTATTGAGTCTACTTTGGGCTTGGCACAACAAGGAACACACCTGTATAATCTAATTGAACTTTGATTGGGATTGAGGGGCAAACCAAACACTCAGTATTAGTGCCCAGCACAGACAGCGAGCACCTGTTTTGCATCTAACCTCCCCCCCCCTCAAATGTAGACATTCACCATGAGATCTCTGTGTGGGTACTACTCAATCAGCACCAGAGACAGAGACATGGCATCACTActattatcccccccccccatttagtTATGTACCGAGACAGCTGTGTATATTTGCTTCCCAATCAGCACTGCTTCTAGCCCGTATCCCAAGAGAGCAGACTGTCTTTTGCACTGCTGTTAGAGGTGCTTGTAAGTAATTAAGAGCTTCCCAAAGTTCATAATTAATTAATCATACATCTCTTCTGTTTATTACAACTCTGGATTTTTTGTGAATCAACCAAATAAAAATATGCCTGATGACACCAGATTGGGGTGGTAGCTTCAAGGTGACATAGTCAAGAGACTGGACGGACTTACCTCGGCTTGCTTTAGATCTTGTGTGAGTTCCTTTGTTAACATTGTCTACATTCATCTGAAAAAACAGAGATTTAGGGAAATATCATTCGGAAATGGCTTGtattaatatccttatacttATTGCTGATCTATCTCATTAATGTACTAGTCTTTGCTAAAAGAGTGTAATCCTATTTTGGGCTAATGTATTTCTTCATTCATGTTTAGTTATGTGATAAAGAGGAACCTCACATGTGACAGAATCAAGAGAAGTAAGGGCAAAATGGCCACagcagggcaatatggagacagtaggacaaaatggagacagcagggcaatatggagattggagacagtatggcaggatggaaacagtagaacaagatgcaaACAGTAATGCAAGGTGAAAAAAGTAGGACAGTAATGATGATTGGGATGTAGGGACAGTAGGGCTAGATGAAGaaggtagggcaagatgaagacagtaatgCAAGATGGAGAAAGCTGGACAAGGTAGCGACAGTAACACAAGATGGATACAgaagggcaagataaagacagtaggacaacataaAGACAGGAGGCCATGATGGGGGCAGTAGGACAACATgtggacagtagggcaagaaggcaACTggagggcaagatgaagacagtaatgcaagatggaaaaagtaggacaagattgagacagcagggcaagaagGTGGtgggagggcaagatggagacagtaatgcaagatggagaaagtaggacaagattgagacagcagggcaagaagGTGACGGGagggcaagatgatgacagtaggacaagatggcttTATATACAGGTAAATAATGTGGCCCTATACAATTATTCCACACAACAGCTAAAGGCACCTGTATCTATGTTCCTGTTTGCTGAGAAATCTGCTGCTGTGTTAGAAATGCCCCTCCTCCCCTAATGCAGGCTTGGCATTGCAGAATTCTGATGTTTCATCACAAATAAGAAGTATACTCAAATGGCAACGGTTTGTATATTACTAACCTGCTCCCTCCCCCTTGCTGCAGCTGCAAAGGAATGATGCATGGCAAATCTAATGTGAGAAGCCTTTTATGGGCTTAAATCATAGAGAATTCTCTGAGCTGCTAGAAAAACCCAAAGCATATAAGACTTAGTGCCCACGTGGTTGGTACGGTCATAAAGCTTAATGAAGGCCAAGGGAGGGCTAATGTGTTGCCTAAAGAAGGGTGACCTTCCAACCCAGCATCTCCAGCCATTGCTGTGGAATCCAAACAAAATCCAAGCTTATGTCATGAGAACTAAGTTGTGTGCACTGTGCAGCGACAGAGCTTCCCTTTCAGGCTCTTCCCCTAAGAGTTGCTGCCTTTTCCATGTCCTAGGAATGAATGGGTCCTCCGCAATCGCAAATGTGCTGAAATTCTCTCACTCCCCCTTTTTCTTACCCTACCTTTACATCAAACTCTTTCCCCCTCTCCTACTCTCTTCCTATGTATATctctgttcagtgtcggactgggacaccaggggcccacccaaacacctttagaccaggggcccactctaagtattattttcttcctttccttactcaacctctattctcctttctttacatactataacctattattccatctatttagcctctttattctcatagaaataggtaatggccatgacataagccaaatgtttagaagcag
The Xenopus laevis strain J_2021 chromosome 9_10S, Xenopus_laevis_v10.1, whole genome shotgun sequence DNA segment above includes these coding regions:
- the myt1.S gene encoding myelin transcription factor 1 (The RefSeq protein has 2 substitutions compared to this genomic sequence), with the protein product MNVDNVNKGTHTRSKASRVIPSDLIEQEVSLESCPLSRKRKLQESEQENPLSKRKSHPLKLALDEGFNVDSNGSEETEMKERDSGTEESEATLEEIEEDSEPTKPKEAPSPQTAEAESSDKVEPEETETKTESSPPAKATYSSYHEIIANSLLNLGQVAKEALVSEGHLKESELNNEKPTSVKSGQAEIEQLMVEEACEKEIIIQTEDAEEVIEVTSEPISESGTEPRDEVNCEDTEKLQKDMIDEEEEEEDDDVDEEDDDDLEEDEEEEEEHSSEMANQDLPHASQDSPKPHCEGHFSPKPEYSVIVEVRSDDDKDDDSHSQKSAVTDESEMYDMMTRGNLGLLEQAIALKAEQVKVVREPSRSSLDNMKNFSADEKQNRPIDTMRKSFYDAGRPEKRDIKCPTPGCDGTGHVTGLYPHHRSLSGCPHKDRIPPEILAMHENVLKCPTPGCTGQGHVNSNRNTHRSLSGCPIAAAEKLTRSHEKQQQPGDLSKSSSNSDRILRPMCFVKQLEIPQYGSYRPNMAPATPRANLAKELEKYSKVTFDYASFDAQVFGKRLLAPKIPSSETSPKAFKSKPFPKASSPCHSPSSSYIKSTSSSSSSGFDYTHDAEAAHMAATAILNLSTRCWEMPENLSTKQQDTPSKSSEIEVDENGTLDLSMNKHRKRESTFPSSSSCSSSPSMKSPDQSQRQNCTSATSSNMTSPHSSQTSRQDDWDGPIDYTKPNRQREEEPEEMEPAAASFASSEVDEQEMQEMQEMQEMQEESYEDRKYPGDVTLTNFKLKFLSKDSKKELLSCPTPGCDGSGHITGNYASHRSLSGCPLADKSLRNLMAAHSADLKCPTPGCDGSGHITGNYASHRSLSGCPRAKKSGLKITPTKDDKDDPDLMKCPVPGCDGLGHISGKYASHRSASGCPLAARRQKEGALNGSAFSWKSLKTEGPSCPTPGCDGSGHANGSFLTHRSLSGCPRASFAGKKGKISGDELLGTNFKTSDVLENDEEIKQLNKEINELNESNSEMEADMVNLQSQITTMEKNLKNIEEENKVIEEQNEALFVELSGLSQALIRSLTNIRLPQMEPISEQNFDAYVNTLTDMYTNQECYQNPENKALLESIKQAVKGIKV